GATTTGGGGGGAggggggagctggagaaggATGCACTCAGCTTAAATGAAGCTCAGCTCCTGGAGATGGTCCTAGAAACAAGCAGCTTGAAGGCAGCTGGGAGAGGGCTGGCTGTCCGGGGATGTGTCAGGACATGGAAAGGGACTGCAGTGGCCAAAAAAACCACCATGTAACAGCTATTTGATTTGGTCCCAATATTGTTTCATAATAAAGATGGCTAACCACTTGGCCTCACTGTTTGTCTGGTAGTGAAGTAGATGTTGCATGTGTTTCATTTGTGATGACTAGACAAGAACAGAACTAATCCAAGTGTATCATTATTTGATAGAGTTTGGTAGATGTCAAATGAACTGATGGAGTTTAATTAACATGTCATGATTATACAGTTCCTACGTAGTGTTGCAAAAATCCCAACTCCACAGTCAAGTTTCTAGAGCCCGTAACACATTTAAGTGTTTCAGTCATAGGATTCTATTCAAGGtagttaaaaaaagaagctaatTTTCTGGTTCCATAGTCCTTATTCATATTTTCCATATTAAATCATGTTTACTGTGGATCCCATCTATGTGACGTTATATTAAATGGTTGCCATTTGTGAGATTATATTGTAAGTAAAATTTGAAACCACATTAAATATGGAAAATGAATAGATGTAGGTATTCCAGTTTAGGATTTATGCCATGAAGATGTGGGACAAAATATGCAGATAACAATTATACTGTTTCTTGCTTTAACTCACTTGTAAGTTAATTCAACAAAATGTACAGAGGCATTCTTCTACACAGTAGCAGTGTAATAGCATACAGTCATGTAAAATTACTGTCGTTTTTGACCTACACAAACAATGAAACACCTTAGAAGCTAGTACGTTCCCTGAAATTTGGACTTTGATGAGGACATTCCAAAACcctccatttcttttttttttttgagccaatACGTAGAGGTTCTGCTAGTGTGCTGAGAATCATTATCCTGTTGGAAAGTCTacttcaggttcaggttcaacTTTTAGACAGATGGCCTCACATTATCTTCAAGCACTGATACGTATAATGCAGAGGTTaaagctgaatcaatgcaaaaagtcaccacctggatttcactaagcaaataggtaagagcctccactggataattactgcagtgatgaatgtgTTTCAGCTGGCATCAAGTTATTTAACTAACACACTGagaagcttctcatttcttaaacaactgtgttggaagacatatcctgtggtcatggaaaggatgctaatctgtttcagaagggtcaaattgtTGGCCTGCACcaagcaaacaaaacatctaAGGAGACTGCTGAAACTACAAAAATTGGGTTAAGAACCAtacaacgcattattaaaaacTGGAAGGATattggtgaaccatcatcttccaggaagaaatgtggtcagaaaaaaatcctgaatgACTGTGATTAGCAAGCATTTAAATGTTTGGTGAaatgaaatcatgaaaaaataacGGTACAACTTGGTACAATGTTCagtagtgaaagtaagagcaatTACACATGCACATTGTGAAGGGagctcaaaggattgggactaaacagctgtgtagccctaagaaaaccactgatcagtgaggctaatggGAAAAAAGCTTCAATTTGTTAGGGAGCATGAAGATTGGACtgtggagcaatgaaagaaggtcgtGGTCTGAacagtccagatttaccctgttccaaagtgatgggcacATCAGGGTGAGTAGAGAGGCAGATAAAGTGATACAGTCATCAATGCCttgtgcctacaagcctgtgggggttagggttatgatctggggttggtcaggttcaggaATGTTATATGttcaaagaatgaggtcagctgactacctgaatatactgaatgaccaggtctttccatcaatggagtttttcttccctgatggcacaggtatgttccaagatgacgatgccaggatttgtggggctcacattgtgaatgagtggttcggggagcatcattttcacacatggattgtcctccacagagtccagacctcagctccactgagaatctttgggatgtgctggagaagactttgtgcagcggtccaactctcccatcatcaatataagatcttggtgaaaaattaacgCATCTCTAATAaatgtgacattgcagaagcttatcaaaacaaTGCCACAGCAAATGTGTACCGTAATCAAAGCTAAGGGCAGTCCAATAAAATAATAGTGTGgctttttggacaggcagtgtattttcaTCATCATGCTTGACACGTCAGGCTCTTCTGCATTTTGATCTTCCTTTGTCACTCCTGTCCTCCACCATTCATCCTGTGACATGAACATTGATCTTGGTGTGCCCTCTTGAAGGATGTCTCAGTTCTTAAAATGCATCCAGAACAAAGAAGAGGCCTCTCAAAGAAGCTTTGAACAAGGATTCATGGTAGTATCTGTGCTGTATCCTTTGCAGAAGTCTTCTATGCTCCTATCACATAAATGAGACCATCATGACTTTAGCATGTTAACAACCTTGTTTCAAAGGATTTCcaataaatgtgataaatatgtcTATCACAGGAGGCAACACACAAACTCAGAAATTGCAGTAAAAGGATTACAACCACCTCAGCCAAACAGGGATGACACCACAAGTAACAGGTGTCTAgcagagacaaaacatttagtagGTGTAGAAGTGATGTGGCAACTTATACACGCTAATATTGTAACAGTATTTGTGACATCAATCTGGCACAACACACATTCCAACATGTTCCAGTACTATTACATGTTCTGTAGTTTTTGGTGCTTGAGCTGTACATCTATAACAAagcatgtgctgtttttttaaactagtGACACCTTGTGCTCGATGAATATACTCAAGAAAAATAGGGTTGTCATTGACACCAAAGCTCAAGCACTTCCCTGCCTGCCTAATATCCAATGTTTATGACCCTAGGTTCCTGAATATTCTTCATCATCAGTTGTTATGCTTGCTGAAGTGCAGTAAGAACAGATTTTCAAAATTAACAGACCACAGAAGAGAACACCAGACAAACGTTTGACACTGTTTATTAGCTCCCTCCGTTGGATTGGAAGCAGATCAGTTGTAATCTTTGATTTCAAACTGAGCAGTGCTTAAAAAGAGCCTaaacagagactcaaaacatAGCATTTCAAAAATCCAGACAACTCTAAATATTACAAACGTACTGTAATGCCATAGATCATTGATGTCAAGACACACTAAAACCTGAGATTATTGGAAATCATCGGTGTATCCTAGATGAAAACCAGAGACACACAGCTTGGCCCCTATTACCCATCCTTCCATTAATTTacaatgaactttttttttccactgatggACTTATTTTACGCCACATTTCTGAAAACCAGAAAGCATCAGATAGGTAATCTGCAACATGTACAGGTGAAAATATTGAAATGCTAGATTCTGACTTTGAGAGGACCTGAAGCTCAGATAACAAGTCCCTCACTAAATGGAACCcctccttttaaaaaaaaaaaaaccaaatccATGTAGTTTCATGCATCAATAATAACAATTTACTTCCCAAGTTCCCAAGCTGAGTCTGGCAATATAGCTTTGGCAGAAGGCAGACCCAATATTGATTAATAATGGCCGGATTTTGTCAACACGATCACATTGCAAACATGCATCACGTAGTCAGACTTTCCAGGTCTATAGCTGAAAGTCGAATTTAAAGATTGGTGTGAGAcccaatatttatttattttattaaggtttttttttttttttttggcctttttggctttattgacagaacagcagtgagagagagacaggaatgTAGGGAGAAGAATAGGTGTAGggcctgcagcaaagggccataaACAGGGACTATAACCCTGTTTATGCATCGCCAACTCAACCCAGTTGAGCTACTGGGTGCCCCTCATACCCAATATTAATGAATAATGGGTAAGTATCTTTATCTGGTGTAAAAACATGTATCTTCCAGCTGTGATAGTGTAGCTGTATTGTTTTCACCTTCTGGGACTGATTTCATCCACACGACAGCTTCACAACTGTACAAGAGTTACAAAACTTTAAAGATGTGgctgagacaaaaatgaaagccCAGTTCAAAGATGGCTGAGGTCAAAGATCTATGCTGTGTGGTGGCTGGTGTATTCTCTTGTTAACATGGTCTCTACCATTCTAGTTCATATGTTACAGTACTTTTCATAGTGTTTCAGTGCTTAACAGTCACATGTACTTAGGAATGTGAAGAAGCCGCAAGTGCATTTTATACTCAACTGCAAGAGTTTCCAGAAAATTGAAGTCCTGACGCCACTTCATGTCCAACCACAGTAACTCAGTAACATCTCTTGATGGTGCCTTCATTGTTTATTTGGAAAAacctaaatgtgtttgtgttattaaaTCCTTCATGATTTTAGcaataataatttatttgttagcatttaaaaacttttctaatattttttttaattttctttttaaaaagtactaGTGTCAAAGTGAGAAAGACTCCACTCTCAGAGCTCATATAGATGAATGGACTTATCTATTGAGTTGCTGAAAATAAACATGAGTGCTTTGAGGTGATGGACTGTTTAAAATCAATATTCCTTTCTAGACATATGGAGTGATCTACATCACATACTCGTAACATTGTTTCCCACTGGAGCGACATTATACATATATGTTTGTAATTTGAGACAACAGTAGTCACAGGTCTTTGAAGGCACACAGCTGCACTCTCTGTCGGCTGTAGAGGGCCAGCAGGGACGGGTCTCTGAGCACGTTCAGCTCATGTTGTCTGTCCGCTGACTGGGAGAAGTCATCGGGTCCTTCTCCACAGCCTCCTTTGTGTGGATGACTGGGGTAGCCTGGGTGAACCATAAGCTCTGCTGTGACCATGGGCTCATGAGAGCCTGATGCACTGCTGGAGCTACCTGAAGGCCCTGCAGCCAAAGCGTGGCTGAGGGCCCTCTGTAGGCTGGGGATGGACATGTTCTGGCCCATGGTGGTCAGTCCCAGGTATACATCTGGCCACCTGTGGACATCGAAAAGGTTTAGATCATTATTAATGTTTGTAAGCCATTGGATCCTGCACCACATAATATTAATGGTGAGAAGCTGACCTAAAGAGACAGACTGACTGATATGTCCCTAATGGGCATCCTTTTGCCACTTCGGACGCTACCAATACTTCAGTACCTTGTTGACACTAAATTTAGAACACGTGACTGTACTTATTTTCTATCTTACTGAATGTGGCGCAGCTGTCATAGTATAGAGATTGTGATTTCTCCAGAATGGTAGAAATATGTAATGTTTGCATTTAAAGGAGGAAACACTCACAGCTAATATGCACAGCTATAGCTATGTGTAACAGTGTTTATAATTAATTCATCATATTTATCTGAAAGCCACCATCAGCCAGGATAtttaaatcatcatcatcagacaTTGGCAAGGTAATTATTTAGTTGCTAATGCTCATATTTAAACAGAGTGTATTAAGTTCaaaggaaatgaatgtaaacactACAATAGcataaaacagctgcaaaataaaGAAGCACAATAGAAAGATTTGCGATTAACTGAAACAATATTTCTTCATTTCTGCTTTGTCGCACCACATTCCAGCTGTCCACATCGTCTGTTTCTATAAATACCTGATGGTGTAGTGTAAGTTGTGCATGCATGGTTTCTGTGCATAGTTTATTGTTTATACATAAGCCAGcagtagacacacacacacacacacacacacagacacatacatacacacacacggaccTGATTCCGTAGCGTTTGAAGACAGGAATGGAGTCCAGAGCATCCTTCTCCACCTGCGTGTAAAATCTTTTGAGGTGTGCTGGCAGCCACGGACAGCTGTGTAATCCTGGCTCCACTGGAACACGAGTGTATGGAATCCTGAGATCTGACAGGACCTGTGCAAATACCTCACGCACTTCTGCAGAGTACACACACAGCACATCAACATCACTACTCTCGCCACTCACATGTTAAATGTGGAAGTGAAACATTTAGTCAATCAGtagaaaactactgaaaacTAATTTGATGACCAATTAATAGACTGCTCAAAAGAATTAAGGGacattttaaattacacatcagatctcaaagaacaaaatatatGAGCTGAAAATCTTTTTGATATACACTGAGTACCTGGAGGAGCAAccagcatttaaaaaagcaccagcaaaatgcaaaactagaGAAAAGACAGtcaggaaagaaaaggagagagaaatggCCTTTGGCCACCACCTGCAAAACCATTCCCTTTTTGGGGATTGTCTTGCCTTTGCCTCTCCTGTTCAcctgttcttttattttcaccAAGCAGGTGAAACTGATTCACAATCACCTACATTGTCTAACTGGACAGATCAATATCCCAGAGGTTTAGTTGAGTTGGTGTTACAATATGATGATAAAGTGTTTCCTTAATTATTTTGAGCAGTGCAACATAGCCACAAGATGCAATGATCGGGGTAAAAGCAGATTGCAAGCAATTGCACTAAGGAAGTTTTCACAGTTAATGTATGCTTCCCTTCTTGGCTGTTTCAGGTGTTCAACCTGTTCATCTTCTTGAATGGCAAAGCATCAAGTCCTCAATGCATCGCTTTCCATTGGCTGCAGCACCACTAAGTGGAAAATGATAGAACTGCaatagatttttcattttttttaacaactatTAATATACAAACTATTTGAAATCCTATGGTCTATGTACAGATTACATTCTAATGCTATGAACAAGGCTACTAAGTTTTAAatggtgtctgtgtgtttgttttattttttacagattttcacttACAAACTAGGTGTGTAGGACAAGAATTTTAAATCTTTACCAAGTGTCTGTCTGCAATGTTCACTGGaca
Above is a genomic segment from Amphiprion ocellaris isolate individual 3 ecotype Okinawa chromosome 6, ASM2253959v1, whole genome shotgun sequence containing:
- the ydjc gene encoding carbohydrate deacetylase isoform X1 — translated: MFRPAIMPQLRVMLVVTGDDFGYCPRRNQGIVDCFQAGGISNVSLLVNAFAAKEAADLAKRHSIPIGLHANLSEGIPVCQSLQHASTLINQHGFFLGKIGFRQALERGQLSMKQVELELRAQVRLFTELTGHLPHHMDGHQHVHVLPEVREVFAQVLSDLRIPYTRVPVEPGLHSCPWLPAHLKRFYTQVEKDALDSIPVFKRYGIRWPDVYLGLTTMGQNMSIPSLQRALSHALAAGPSGSSSSASGSHEPMVTAELMVHPGYPSHPHKGGCGEGPDDFSQSADRQHELNVLRDPSLLALYSRQRVQLCAFKDL
- the ydjc gene encoding carbohydrate deacetylase isoform X2, which encodes MPQLRVMLVVTGDDFGYCPRRNQGIVDCFQAGGISNVSLLVNAFAAKEAADLAKRHSIPIGLHANLSEGIPVCQSLQHASTLINQHGFFLGKIGFRQALERGQLSMKQVELELRAQVRLFTELTGHLPHHMDGHQHVHVLPEVREVFAQVLSDLRIPYTRVPVEPGLHSCPWLPAHLKRFYTQVEKDALDSIPVFKRYGIRWPDVYLGLTTMGQNMSIPSLQRALSHALAAGPSGSSSSASGSHEPMVTAELMVHPGYPSHPHKGGCGEGPDDFSQSADRQHELNVLRDPSLLALYSRQRVQLCAFKDL